GTGTGTGTACCTGGTCTGTTTTACGTGCAATCAAGTTGCCAATGGTTTTGCTGAAGAAGGAGGCCAGCAGAGGATTAAGAGGGGGCTCCTGCTCCAGAAAATGGTAGAGCTTCTCCAAAAGGGATTCGTCTCCACCCAGCTTATCATTGATAAGAGCCACATCAGAGGTCAGGAGCTCACAGGCAATGTTTGGAAACCTGGATAAACAGAACCAAAGAAAGAAATCTATATTATATACTGATACATGTGACAATGCTATCAAAAACAAATGCAACAGTCTATGGTGACTTGGCCTTTAACTAAACAAACAAAGGCAGTTTCTGAGTTTCCAATGAAGGCAACTCAAATGTAACAAAGTTGCTCTGCAGAACTACTTATCATCTGTCTCTCAGAAAGTACTAAAGCAAATACCAGCCAACTCAGTGGTGCACTGCTGTCAATGCCGCAAGAGAGGGTTATATACTCTGCATCAATGACTTATATTGTGGAAATGGTAAATTtgaccaaaaaagaaaagaaaaaccaaGTGAAAAATCTGGATCAGTGTTGGCAAGAACATATTTTATtcaatgtaataacatttcacaacacttggAGAGAAAAGACGTTTTGAGTGAATCCACTTGCTCATTTCAAGACAAATGATTCTGCCTCCTACACACAGAGAACCAAATGATTAGTTTTAAATGAACCGTAATCTTTTTCTCTCACTCTAACCATATGGTCCCAACAGAAAGTGCTAAAAATTAGAGATTTTGAGCAATGAAATTATTTCACATATTTTATGTTGAACAATACAAGACTCGCAAACACAGAAACTCTTGATTTAAAACACAGATCTACCGCAACATTATGCAGTTGCTGTTACACATCAGCTTTCAACTCAATCATTTCTCTTTTCCATTTCCTTTTCCTACATTTGCCAATTTAACATTCCCCTCTCCACTTCTCTGCTCTTCTACATCTTCCCTGTCAATTTTACAGCCCTCTCGTAACCAGGAGCTAAAAGCACGCAGTGCTTCCAGTGAACAATATGTCCTACCATTACAATTCAGCAATTCTCAGTAGCAGTCTGGATAGTTTTTACTGCCAGGTAGACTATAGTTTGCTTGCAGTGAATAAACACATACGATGTAACATTAGTGAATTATCTGCAAAACGTCAAAGGAATAAAATGCCCCACCCTGTGTAAATTTATTTCATccttcattaaataatttttacccCATGAAATTTTGTAGAGAAAATGAAACGTGACAGAATCCCTAAACTTGTAATGTCTTGTAATAATGGCACTTTTCCAACAGGTTTCCGGCACACTTCCCCATTAGTTTGTGTCAAACTCATATCATTGATAGAACCAAAGCTGTGGTGTCCACAGCCAGCCAAACTAGTTTCTTTCTTACTTGAAGCGAGTTTTCTCCTCCAAATCAGCAGGAGGTTCCTCAGTGATTAGAGTGACCAGTTCCTGCATACAGTGATCCTTGGAGAGGAAGAGCAGGAGCTTGCGGTTCTGTGCTTTGCATTCCTGCAGGACATCCTCCTCTTCCATCAACTCTCTCAGAGTCACGCCCTCTCGATCCAGCAGCTGGTCAATATGGGAGGTGTTGTTCAGGTCAAACTTCCAGAACATGATGGCGGTGGTGGCAGCTGCTGCAGGAAGCACAAGCCTGAAAAGGAGAAGGAAAGAAAGTGAAGATAACAAAGACAAGTGAAGGATAATGTAAAGCGCAcagggttatatatatatatatatatatatataatataatataatattatattatatatatatattatattatatatatatatatatatatatatatatatatatatatatatatatatatatatatatatatataatatataatattatatataatatatattatatatatatatatatatatatatatatatatatatatatatatatatatatatataaatatacatacatatataaatatacatacatatataaataaatatacatacatatatacacacaatcttatactaaatattttaaataagaaatCTCTAGCAATAGAAAGTACAATATAATTTGTGCAATAAACACAAAGGGGTGGAGGGGAATTCAAGGTGGCTGATTCACTAAATGAAAGACAAATAATGGCTTAACCATTTTTCCCTATTTACAACtgcttttaaagatgttttttgtGAAACATTTTACGTTTGTCTACGTTTGGGtggggaaaaaatattattttatctttcttagaaaaaaaatcagtttagatttgtgttgcatttttaatttaaagattaTCTGAAAAAGATAAAGCACTCTGGTTCAGTTGAGAACAACCGATGTAAAAAGGGTTTCAAATCAGTCCCTTATGAAGATCCATGATGATTAGGAAGCTTCCCTAAAAAGCAGCTGTATGTATCCAGCCTAATAGGTTTTGGAACCAAGTTACAAAGCGAGTGGGAGGGGGAAGAATAGCGATGGAAAGCAGAACTAACAGATGAAAGGGAATCTGGAGAACAGAAGAACAAGGAAGGGGAGAAAAATAATTGATGGACCTTAAAAGCATCCAACTAACACATCccactaaaaacaaaacatgaggaGCAACTTTCTTTACGTACTGATTGAAATCACCTGTGCTGTGAAGATTTTCTAACAACTCTGGTCAGACCTTTCCCAATAGATGACTGATACCCACGCATAACACCCTGGGCGATACATTTCACACAGTCTGATAGGCCTCACTTGCTCAAAGAGATGTGATCTTTTAGTAAGCCTATGTAAAAGACTCCTCGGGAACTATAGCTCTGGAACATTGATacagttctttaaataaatatatgtttaccaGCTGATGAAACGTGTGAATCCTTAGTTACACCTCCTCCACAGAACGGCAGGCATTTGAGTGGCAGAATGCAGACAGCACTGAATGACCTAGCATTAATCTGCATGAGATCCACTTCCCTCCAGGCCTTCCTCGAATACACGCCTCACTGGGGAAAGATACAAGTATGAGAATCTGCAAACCCTTCAAAAATCAATGCAGCCAGTGTGTGAAAACACTTTGAACCAACGTGACAAACAATGCAGTACGATACATCAATATTGCATCATGTAGTCTGGGAACCTTAGAACCAAACAAAAGACTGTGCAAGGCTAAAATCGAAACTATGAAAGGTCTTGTGAACTGAGAAAGTTTTTACAATCGTCATTTCCTTGACAACAGTGAATAAATGCACAGAAACACTCTCTTCCTCAAATGTACCCATGTGCTAACACTCTAACAAATATACAAAGTTATTTTAAAAGGTGTAGTTAGCTCAAAAAGTTTTGCTTTACTCACACACAGACCATCCAAAGTGCCTGTTTACAGtagaacattaaataaatattctctgcactttgagagtcaaataCACAAGTAAAACAAAACTGATACCCTGGCTCCTAATGATCGGTGGCTTTATAATTGAGTAAAAATAAAGATCCATACAAGAACATTACTTAAACATTAGTTGTCAAACTGCTCTCATGTAGGTTTCTTGGACATAACGCTCAGTTTGCTTCATAAGATCACAGTGGATCAACATGCATTCATTTTGTTAGGACTGTATATGTTTGACTCAAAGTACCAGCAGCAGCtgacttgtattttatgaatcaccTAGTACAAcagttttagctaaaaatctttaaaaacattgaACATCTCGTCTAGTTTGAAGGAGAGTTAATTAACAGGTTTTTATTTTCAGGTGAACAATCCCTGAACATGATACTACTGTTGTTTGTACAATGCATATATACGTCTTGAGATTGTATTTTAAACCAGTTCTTGCTGTTATGCAAATTTCCATttccaacaaaataaaacagataaagaaTGTCGTAAATTTTTTCCCTATAACATTTTGAAAAGAGTACAAGATTTGCATAGTTGAACACTGAAAAGCAACTTGAATTGAAAGTTACTACTGCGATGTGcttttgacaaatattttgaTGAAATTCCAGTTAAAATAGGTGTCACTTGACTTTTTTCCTAAATGAAATGTGCACAAGCTGTGGTAAAGGTGCACATATGGCAGACTCAAAACAGCAGCTGGTAGCAGCTTCCTTAAGCACTATATGCTCATCTGATGAGCATGCTCATCTGTCAGCACACAGAACATACACCGGAAAGAATatctatcattgatctgcagctgtGCAAGCTGTAGCACTTCTTTCGTTTTAAGAAAAGTGGCCAAAAAACAAAGACAAGTGGGCTTGTTTCCTTCTTTTATGTGGACGTGATTGTGTGCACGTGCAACAATAACAAGCAGAGACTCAGAGAGTTCCCTGATGAACTCTAAACAGGAAAGCAAAAGTCTCAGCTCTACAATTCATCAAAAATAGCAACAAGCAGCAGCAGCATTTGCACACAATGTAAGCTGCCATACACAGCAGACACGAGCGGGGATGTTGCATGGGATCTCTGACAAGCAGCTGAGGTCAAATAAGTTGGCACTGATTGCACAACTGTCCAGAAGTTGCCTGCTTAGGAAGTTGATCCAGCAAATTGTGCTGACCCCTGGACCCCCAGAGGGGGTGTTCATGCATTACAAAACGTCAAACGTGACTGCTATCTGTCATTCTGAACGACTGTGTATTACAACTCAATAGTTGGAGAGGATGAACTGACTTCTGCATTGCTCTTGTTGCTGCTAATAACAACATGATTTCAATCAAATGTTTACAACAGACGGCAATAACATACCAGAAGGTTTTTCACACCTTATAAAGCCGGGTAGGGTAAAGAACACATATTACTCTCTAACTCACACAGAAGACGACGGTTTTAAAGCAAAATACCAGTTACAGAAGAAAATCACAGTGGCTGAATGTTTACAGTAGGGCCCCGCTAACAGGCGTTAGCATCAGCGGCTAATATTGACGAAAAACTGGTTTCCGTATTTTCATAACAACCCCAAACTCGACCTAAACTACTCCGATACACTCTCGCTTATAGCCCAAATGAGGTTCGTAGGTGCGCAAATGACGTTAGGCCTTATTTAACTTCAAAGAACATTATGTTTTCGGTTTGTTTGCTAGCTCGTCTGGCTAACTTCAGCTGAATCTCTCAGAAGTTTCTTCTCATCCGAAGGGAATTTAAACAACGCATTTTCTGAGCAAAACACCCGTAGACATGTCTTTATGGTGCAAAGCAGAAAGAGTCGAGTCCAGCAGCGCTATCTGCGTATGGGGGCTGTCTTACCTCCGCTGAGTGTCTTCAGACGGGCTGCTCGGTTGTCTATCGGTGCTGCTCTGGCTTGTGCAGCGGTggcgctgctgctgctgccccGCGCGCACTGTGAAACCCCGCAGCTGCCACGAGACCGTTTTCCTCACACTATCTGCCCAAAGCACGAGCCATCGTCCTCAAGAAAGTTGTTTTACTGCTCTCTTTTGTGtatgaattgattttttttaaattagtctgCTTATAATCGCAACGAAGAGTTACCTCGGCAAGGCGACGGAAGGGGGGTCGGAAAATAAAAATCGTTCATATGTTTGTATTCAAAATGGCGAAACTCTGTCATTGACGCGCGCGTGCGCGTGCTGTCAGATTATTGCTTGCGCATCGAGTGCACGCGCACGCGTTCATTCCACAAACTTTAACCAAGGGTAATCAAATCATGATCCTAATAAATAAAGTAGATCTACAATAAACAGTAGAAAATGTAACAttgtataatataacaaaatatgcaatattacaatgttataatttATAACAATAAGTATAAGGACCTAATTTATACAATAATGTGACTGTAAATTATGAAATATAACGTATCTAAAATATTGAATTGAAATTGGTATTTATTTGGTTGAATatgatttgtatttattatgtttatatgaacACAATTGATTAGATTCTTATTTATTACATCTTATTTTTAGGTTTATGAAGTAAATTATttcaataaacatatttatatgttcattcattcgttcaatttctttttggcttagtccctttattaatctggggtcgcaacagtggaatgaaccgccaacttatccagcaaatgtttcacgcagcggatgcccttccagccgcaacccatttctgggtaTTTATATGTTATGCATTTCAATTCTGTGCACCCCAGTACTTCCAACAAGGGCtcatttatttttagaatgtctattttctcattttatttgacTTTCCTTTACCTCATTGTAAAATTATTTGAGTTTTGttgtataaatgaaaataaaaattatcgGTAGATTactttaatatttctttaaatatatacattaaatatacatttaaaataaataaataaataaataaataagtaaataaatgaatgaataaataaataaataaataaataaataaataaataaataaataaataaataaataaataagcatactTTTCTACTTCCTGCTTGCTCATTCCTCCCCGCGCGAGGGCGCTATTCAGCCTCGAAGATTACTAAACGATGAGCGAGGACGTGACCGTTCACAAACACGAGCGGATCTCAAATGGCTCTTTAAGTCACAATGGACCCGTTTGACAGCTCCGATTCTTTGGAAGGCCCATCAAAAGCGGCTGCGACAAATGCAGAGTTTTCTGAGCCGTGGTCGCGCTTCTCCGCCTGGCTCGAGTGTGTGTGCGTCGTTACCTTCGACCTCGAGCTCGGACAAGCCATAGAGGTACACAATGATGTGCACGCACGCCTAACATCTGTTTGTCTATTTCTTTACTACATGCATAACCCTTTAGGGGCTAAATTTACATTGTAATAAGATGCAATGAAATAGCAACATCATAATTACAAAATCCTCATTGTAACCACAGCAACAGCAGCATCATCACTGTATGTGAGTAACATTCTTCATGTTGTCCTCAGCTTGTTTACCCCCATGATGTCAAACTCACAGAAAAGGAGGTAggtgcaaattaattaaaatacttaaCCTTTTTTATTACCATCTATGGCATTATGCATGTGTAAGAGGTGTTACAAACACAAATTTCCTTGTTAAATACCTTAAAACTATTTACTATATGCTTTTCAGAAAACAAGCATCTGTTACTTGTCGTTTCCTGACTCATACTCAGGTAATGTGTTGGCAAAGACTGATTTCATCAGTGCTATCATGATAAACTGCTGAAATTTGAGTATTGTGACTCAGTCACATGAGTGCATGTCTATCCCAGGATGCCTCGGGGACACTCAGTTCAGCTTCAGACTGCGGCAGTCTGTGGGCCGCAGCAGTTCTTGGTTTGGACGAGAAGATGTGTACAACAGGGATGCCCCAGTGACCCTGCAGGTTAGAAATGGACTTTTGTTTTCTAGGCTGAGTCTAATGTTTATACTAAGGATTTGGGGCATTTTTGCAGGGCAAATCAATAGGATGTGATGTTTATACACTCAGTGGCTTCCCTTTTCCCAATTCGAGATGATACTGACAGAGCTATGCTGAAATGTCATTCATCATGCTCTGCAAAGAAGAGATTCATTCAAACTAGTCTCACATAGTTTGTAGTCTGAATTATGCTTCATAATCAAACTGTTTTACTGTGTAATTTGAAATCAAACTTTGATGTGAGATTATTGGAGCATTAAATCACATTCAGTCTCAGTATGAAGTGTGCACAAGCAATGATCTGTTGTTACAATTTACTTAAAGGGTtaggtcacccaaaaatgtaaattctgtcattgaTAACTCGCTGTCATTCTGTTTTAAACCCTTGACATCTTCGTTCATTTTTAGTACAcaacttaaaatattttagatgaaatctgagagcttctTGATCCTCCATAGGCAGCAACAGTCACAAGACATTCGAAGTCCAGAAAAGTAaccaaaaaacattgtcaaaacatttcatgtatcttcagtggttcaaatgtGATCATGCAGAGTCACATGGAGTGTTTTGACAGTGTCTTTGTTTCCTTTTCTGAACATCTCAGGATGTCTTAATCTTAATTTGTGATCTAAAGATGAGCAAAGGTCTCAGGGGTAtggaaccacatgagggtgagtaattaataacagaatcttTGGGTGAAATAACCCTTAACCAATAAAATAATTCCAAATACTACACATAGCCCCATTCCCCAGAATCCTCTGCTTTGAAATGGTTCAAACCATAAATAAAGTGTGCATTTCTGTCTTTCAGAAGGAGCATGCCCATTTGCACGGCTATGTGTATTTCAGACAAGTGAAAGATGCGTCTGTCAAAAGGGGCTACTTTCAGAAGGTGTGTAACTGAAATGAAAGTTTGCTGGTGCTTTTTCACAATGAGCTTTTTATTTAGAGTTGGGGCCTTGTGGTCAATGTACAATGCACACATAGTGCTGTGAATGAAATCAGTCTTTCTTTGTCTCTAGTCTCTGGTGGTGGTGTCAAGGCTTCCGTTTGTGAACCTCTTCCATTCGCTGCTGCAGGTCATCGCTCCTGAATACTTTGAAAAGCTTGAACCTTGTCTGGAGACAGGTGAGGCCAATTAAGCTATATAAAACATACAGTGGTCAAAAGATAAGTCCagccaaatgtttgtttttgcaatttaGGCAAACTTACTGATGTAAATTTTTTAGGTGTATTGGTAAGTTTTTCTTGGAGAGTGTAAAATGTTTGTACTCATTTgtatacagtacatgctttttgATGAGTTACAAGAAAATGGCTGTTAATCAGATACAATGATGAACCAATAATTAAATGACTATATTTTAGTCACTTGATGCCacttgaatgttttgtttttctttgctttttttgtttagtAAAATAAACCCATGAGCAATGTtagttttctttatttgctgAATAATTTAGTcagttaaagtgatagtttacccaaaaacgaACATGTTCACCCTCCACATGGTTCAAACccgtttctttcttctgcacaaaagaaaatattttgaagaatgttggaaacctgcgaCCGTTGACATCGTTAGtatttgttattactattatggaagtaaatggttgcCAGTTTcctacattctttaaaatatcttctcataaagaaactcataaatgtttggaagcacttgagtgCATGCAAATATCAATTTttcagtgaactatcccttaaagtatTTTAACCAagttaattgttttctttttctcacTATAACATATTTCTCATGTTTTGGTGGTCTGATATTAATTGAacttgtatataataatatatgcataaatagGTTACAAAAAGCCACATTTAATTTACTGCAATTTATTGCTGAAATAAATGACAGTTTAGAGTATATTGAATTAGAAGTAGTTGttttaattgtaatgttttttttacaatgttacGGTTTTAATGTATCTTATTGGTTGGTGTGTTTAAGTATGTAATGAGATTGACCAATGGCCAGCACCAGTACCAGGACAGACCCTCAACTTACCTGTGATGGGTGTGGTGATGCAGGTAAGAATGTTATAGATAAAAAAGTATCATTATTGTTTTAGTTAAAAAGCCATTTATAACATGATATTTTGGATAAAATAACTCCACCTTTGCCTGGAATTTGACTGTCAAGCAATCTGAGCAATTAATAAAATTCACAAATTGACAGTGAAAACCATAGCTGGCAGTGAATGCTTTTCAATATGTTATGTATCTGTCATCCAATTTATTAAATGGTTGTGGATTTACAGGTCAGAATACCCTCAAAAGTTGAAACAGCAGAAGGAAGCcctgtaaaacaacaacaaacagagGTGCAtaccacattttttaaatacaacaatTATGCCCACATAtgcttttatttgtgcatatgGTTAACATCTGGTTTCATGATTGCAGAATCTGCTCCCCGCTCCCACAGTACTCCCATCAGTTCATGAGCTGGATCTATTTAAGTGAGTATTGCACTGTTCTGCAATTACGAAGCCATCTGTTGATTTTACAGCCATCACTAATAGCTGCCCTGATTGACCTTCATTAATCAGATGTTTCCAGTCGGTCCTGATTCACGTGCAGATGCTTTGGGAGCTGATGTTGCTGGGAGAGCCGGTGGTTGTAATGGCACCTTCTCCAACCGTGTCCTCAGAGACTGTGCTGGCTCTGGTCAGGTATGAACTGTTCTTTTAGAAACACATATGCAAAATTTGTTATGTGGAGCTTGGGGATAATAACCTTAATGCTTGTCCATAATCTATTTTAGCAGATATTAGATTTAGATCCTGGTTGGAGGATTTTATCATCACTATTTTTGagatattgataaaaaaaatcgtaaaatatacatatttaaaaatctaaataattaatcttcatatttattatttatttaaaagtttttgtctgattttcacCAGTGGCTGGTTATATAAACTTcggttttttatttttcttcaaggCTTCCCATTACTTTCTAAAGTCAGTTACAGAAAGGTTGACTGCTGTGAACTGAATCCAAAAAGCAAGACGTTTGCAACtggccacaataaaaaaaaaaaataataaaaaaaaaaataatatatatgtatatagtaggtAGGTTATATCCTGTTTtcacaatgaattaaatgtacaaatgtgatttattatacttataaaatatttttaaaagtgtacagtgtttgttCTAATTAAAGTTACAACTTGAATGTTTCATGAAacctttgtaaaaataaaatagcaacaTGTAAGTGAATTATGATTTAGCATAACAGATTCATGAACAAATGaaacaacatacttattctgacaTACTTATTGATatccagttaaagtcagaattattagctctcctttgatttattattattattattatttatccttttttaaatatttcctaaatgatgtttaacagagcaaggaaattttcacagtatgtctgacaatattttcacagtatgtttcacaatattttttcttctggagaaagtcttattttttttatttcagctagaataaaagtattaatattaaaaaagacattttaaggtctaaattattagcccctttaagctatatattttttgatagtctacagaacaaaccatcattatacaaaaacttgcctaattaccctaacctgcctagttaacctagttaagcctttaaatgtcactttaagttatatacaagtgtctttaaaaatatccagtcaaatattatttactgtcatcatggcaaagataaaataaatcagttattagagatgagtaatttaaactaaaatcttctctccgttaaacagaagttggggaaaaaaataaacagggggcttataaaccagggggctaataattctgacttcaactgtataaagaaTAAGTGATGAAACCCTCTTTTCATCTTtgctccacattttttttttttttacataacacaTACGTATCTTATGTTCACTGTTTCAGCTCAATTGACC
This region of Danio aesculapii chromosome 4, fDanAes4.1, whole genome shotgun sequence genomic DNA includes:
- the dennd6b gene encoding protein DENND6B isoform X1, coding for MDPFDSSDSLEGPSKAAATNAEFSEPWSRFSAWLECVCVVTFDLELGQAIELVYPHDVKLTEKEKTSICYLSFPDSYSGCLGDTQFSFRLRQSVGRSSSWFGREDVYNRDAPVTLQKEHAHLHGYVYFRQVKDASVKRGYFQKSLVVVSRLPFVNLFHSLLQVIAPEYFEKLEPCLETVCNEIDQWPAPVPGQTLNLPVMGVVMQVRIPSKVETAEGSPVKQQQTENLLPAPTVLPSVHELDLFKCFQSVLIHVQMLWELMLLGEPVVVMAPSPTVSSETVLALVSSIDPLHYFGDYRPYFTIHDSEFKEYTTRTQAPPNVILGVTNPFFIKTFQSWPHIIRLGELKMSGDLPKQVKIKKLAKLKTLDTKTGIYTAYKTFLHKDKTLIKRLLKGIQKKRPSEVQSAILRRHLLEQTQSFILPLERYLETLMPPQRSVSPWKTPPQIRSFNQDEFMKTLEQAGPQLTLKGDFTGLYRRFFRSPNFDGWYRFRHKEMSQKVECLHLEAICAADLLTWTKDKSEVEIVDLILKLREKLMRARKHQLPVKEQLLERLEQSIQTIISSLPEDLQTVLHRQ
- the dennd6b gene encoding protein DENND6B isoform X2; protein product: MDPFDSSDSLEGPSKAAATNAEFSEPWSRFSAWLECVCVVTFDLELGQAIELVYPHDVKLTEKEKTSICYLSFPDSYSGCLGDTQFSFRLRQSVGRSSSWFGREDVYNRDAPVTLQKEHAHLHGYVYFRQVKDASVKRGYFQKSLVVVSRLPFVNLFHSLLQVIAPEYFEKLEPCLETVCNEIDQWPAPVPGQTLNLPVMGVVMQVRIPSKVETAEGSPVKQQQTENLLPAPTVLPSVHELDLFKCFQSVLIHVQMLWELMLLGEPVVVMAPSPTVSSETVLALVSSIDPLHYFGDYRPYFTIHDSEFKEYTTRTQAPPNVILGVTNPFFIKTFQSWPHIIRLGELKMSGDLPKQVKIKKLAKLKTLDTKTGIYTAYKTFLHKDKTLIKRLLKGIQKKRPSEVQSAILRRHLLEQTQSFILPLERYLETLMPPQRSVSPWKTPPQIRSFNQDEFMKTLEQAGPQLTLKGDFTGLYRRFFRSPNFDGWYRFRHKEMSQKVECLHLEAICAAKKESPTSSEQHEGSADMDQRQIGGGDC